The following are from one region of the Candidatus Methylacidiphilales bacterium genome:
- a CDS encoding ABC transporter ATP-binding protein: MLLEFAHVSKTYAAPDGGAEVEVLRDVDFKLAAGEPVAIIGPSGSGKSTLLNIMGALDLPSTGTVRLNGRDLGGLTERELAAIRNREIGFIFQLHHLLPQCTVLENVLIPTLTGRTTDADYTRAERLLERVGLRQRLNHRPGQLSGGECQRVAVVRALINQPKLLLADEPTGSLDHAAAVNLGQLLLELNKEEGVALVLVTHSLELAGSLPRTMELRDGRWVV, translated from the coding sequence ACTTGAATTTGCTCATGTCTCAAAAACATACGCCGCACCCGACGGCGGCGCCGAGGTGGAAGTACTTCGCGATGTCGATTTCAAACTCGCTGCCGGTGAGCCGGTGGCGATTATCGGCCCAAGCGGCTCGGGCAAGAGCACCTTGCTCAATATCATGGGCGCGCTTGACCTTCCCAGCACCGGCACCGTGCGTCTCAATGGGCGTGACCTCGGTGGCCTGACCGAAAGGGAACTGGCCGCGATCCGCAACCGGGAGATTGGTTTCATCTTTCAACTCCACCACCTGCTCCCGCAATGCACCGTGTTGGAAAACGTGCTGATCCCAACCTTGACCGGACGGACCACTGATGCCGACTACACCCGCGCAGAGCGGTTGTTGGAGCGGGTCGGCCTTAGACAACGGCTCAACCATCGCCCAGGGCAACTTTCCGGCGGCGAATGCCAGCGTGTTGCTGTCGTGCGCGCCTTGATCAACCAGCCAAAACTGTTGCTGGCCGACGAACCGACCGGTTCGCTTGATCACGCAGCCGCCGTAAACCTCGGGCAGTTGTTGCTTGAACTGAACAAGGAGGAAGGTGTCGCTCTCGTGCTCGTCACGCACTCGCTTGAACTGGCCGGGAGCCTGCCGCGTACGATGGAACTGCGCGACGGGCGATGGGTGGTTTGA